The Anabrus simplex isolate iqAnaSimp1 chromosome 1, ASM4041472v1, whole genome shotgun sequence genome window below encodes:
- the LOC136864675 gene encoding uncharacterized protein, translating into MYTKIHYYLPTMDPLLRLVFGLLVHGSVANSWSRLTSLDTELGRALTEAEQPFATMLRAGLKTAPSAFGNIPLEDIFFRADDVSTVRLHKLRLEVPWSLQQLELNTDLTLLSLDMSSDIESLNIEGDCGDSYRGNISVTLHHVTVSGVVALGLVGDNFVANYADFQYIPQEVVVVVTYLSSDSNPSTMEFSNSGIKGSLAEPFFDDVVYQLNSLVRLQLDQVLRNISLKDLLGNNEVGEKYKKYASQLKQNLNSVSDFILQAVKCATEVHPSMIMEDLNQEFSYPIRNGEALKRNIRGNFTATGGWFREATSLRRSNDVSLARADENFTVTCPLILEDSRLGYSHYKAWFGSEEATGKLEGQVKIAEITLKAILHTSVNVCKAELLILKVVYFQEPEVEMGQPTEMKWLQNYVITWIAGKMKGSVVPEVEGRLSAAVQQALSQFHCEQFI; encoded by the exons CGTGCATTAACAGAAGCTGAACAGCCTTTCGCCACAATGTTACGTGCAGGTTTAAAGACAGCTCCTTCGGCCTTTGGGAACATACCTCTGGAGGACATCTTCTTCAG GGCAGATGATGTTAGTACAGTACGCCTACATAAGCTGCGCCTGGAGGTACCATGGTCACTTCAGCAGTTGGAGCTGAATACTGATCTCACACTCCTGTCTCTCGACATGAGCTCTGATATTGAATCGCTGAACATAGAGGGTGACTGTGGCGACAGCTATCGAGGGAACATCAGTGTGACGCTGCACCATGTCACGGTCTCAGGTGTTGTCGCCCTTGGACTTGTTGGTGACAATTTTGTAGCAAATTATGCTGACTTTCAGTATATCCCTCAAGAAGTTGTTGTGGTGGTGACTTATCTCAGTAGTGACAGTAATCCATCTACCATGGAATTTTCTAACTCTGGCATAAAAGGCTCTCTCGCAGAACCTTTCTTCGATGATGTAGTATACCAGTTGAATTCTCTGGTAAGACTACAGTTGGATCAGgttttaagaaatatttcattaaaagACCTCCTAGGGAATAATGAAGTTGGAGAAAAGTACAAGAAATATGCATCTCAGTTGAAGCAGAATTTGAACAGTGTGTCTGATTTCATATTGCAAGCAGTGAAATGTGCAACTGAAGTACACCCTAGTATGATCATGGAGGATTTGAATCAAGAATTTTCTTACCCAATAAGAAATGGTGAAGCGCTCAAAAGGAACATAAGGGGAAACTTTACTGCTACTGGAGGATGGTTCAGAGAGGCTACCTCACTGCGCCGTTCCAATGACGTTAGCCTTGCCCGTGCAGATGAGAATTTTACAGTAACATGCCCTCTTATATTAGAGGATTCACGACTGGGCTATAGTCATTATAAGGCATGGTTTGGGTCTGAAGAGGCAACAGGAAAATTGGAAGGTCAGGTAAAAATAGCAGAAATTACTCTTAAAGCAATACTCCATACATCAGTAAATGTGTGTAAAGCAGAAttgttaatattgaaggtagtATATTTCCAAGAACCAGAAGTGGAAATGGGACAGCCtacagagatgaaatggcttcagaacTATGTCATCACCTGGATAGCAGGTAAAATGAAAGGAAGTGTTGTACCTGAAGTGGAAGGTCGACTCTCTGCGGCTGTACAGCAGGCATTGAGTCAGTTTCACTGTGAACAGTTCATCTGA